A genomic window from Massilia sp. METH4 includes:
- the leuA gene encoding 2-isopropylmalate synthase, which produces MMLQNPSVKYIAFPPVQLSDRTWPNQTISKPPIWMSTDLRDGNQALIEPMSVEKKLKFFDLLIKTGLKEIEVGFPSASQTDFDFVRKLIDEKRIPDDVTIIVLTQSREELIRRTVDAAAGAKKAIIHLYNSVAPVFRKVVFNMSREQIVNIATTGTTLVKELLAQHPETDWTFEYTPESFSTTELDFSKQIVDAVTAIWQPTPEKKMIVNLPTTVECSTPNVYADQIEWMCRNIERRESIIISVHPHNDRGTAVASAELAVMAGAERVEGCLFGNGERTGNVDLVTLALNLYTQGVHPGLDFSDIDSVRKIVEECNQLPVHPRHPYVGDLVFTAFSGSHQDAIKKGFAQQQPDAPWEIPYLPIDPQDLGRSYDAVIRVNSQSGKGGMSYLLEQDYGLVLPRRLQIEFSRAVQAVADETGLEITSEGIHEIFEREYFAQTSPYAYVSHKMTEDSSADETVQIDIGLLHRGAPLALQGGGNGPIDAFVDALGLDVKLMDYHEHAIGHGANAKAACYVELRLDNGPTLFGAGIDSNIVTASFKAVLSAVNRQLKQKEAVAAAANAAA; this is translated from the coding sequence ATGATGTTGCAGAACCCGTCCGTGAAATACATCGCCTTCCCGCCCGTGCAGTTGAGCGACCGCACCTGGCCGAACCAGACCATCTCGAAGCCGCCGATCTGGATGAGCACCGACCTGCGCGACGGCAACCAGGCGCTGATCGAACCGATGAGCGTGGAGAAGAAGCTGAAGTTCTTCGACCTGCTGATCAAGACGGGCCTGAAGGAAATCGAAGTGGGCTTCCCCTCGGCGTCGCAGACGGACTTCGACTTCGTGCGCAAGCTGATCGACGAAAAGCGCATCCCGGACGACGTGACCATCATCGTGCTGACCCAGTCGCGCGAAGAACTGATCCGCCGCACCGTGGACGCCGCGGCGGGTGCCAAGAAGGCAATCATCCACCTGTATAACTCGGTGGCCCCGGTGTTCCGCAAGGTGGTGTTCAATATGTCGCGCGAGCAGATCGTCAATATCGCCACCACTGGCACCACGCTGGTCAAGGAACTGCTGGCGCAGCATCCGGAAACCGACTGGACGTTCGAATACACGCCGGAATCGTTCTCCACCACCGAGCTGGATTTCTCCAAGCAGATCGTGGACGCCGTGACGGCCATCTGGCAGCCCACGCCGGAGAAGAAGATGATCGTCAACCTGCCGACGACCGTCGAATGCAGCACGCCGAACGTGTACGCCGACCAGATCGAATGGATGTGCCGGAACATCGAGCGCCGCGAGTCGATCATCATCAGCGTGCACCCGCACAATGACCGCGGCACCGCCGTCGCTTCCGCCGAACTGGCCGTCATGGCCGGCGCCGAGCGCGTCGAGGGCTGCCTGTTCGGCAACGGCGAACGCACCGGCAACGTCGACCTGGTCACGCTGGCCCTGAACCTGTACACGCAAGGCGTGCATCCGGGCCTGGACTTCTCGGACATCGACTCGGTGCGCAAGATCGTCGAGGAATGCAACCAGCTGCCGGTGCACCCGCGCCACCCGTACGTGGGCGACCTGGTGTTCACCGCGTTCTCCGGCTCGCACCAGGACGCGATCAAGAAAGGTTTTGCGCAGCAGCAGCCGGACGCGCCGTGGGAAATCCCCTACCTGCCGATCGACCCGCAGGACCTGGGCCGCAGCTACGACGCGGTGATCCGCGTGAACAGCCAGTCCGGCAAGGGCGGCATGAGCTACCTGCTGGAACAGGATTACGGCCTGGTGCTGCCGCGCCGCCTGCAGATCGAGTTCTCGCGCGCCGTGCAGGCCGTGGCCGACGAGACGGGCCTCGAAATCACCTCCGAAGGCATTCACGAGATCTTCGAGCGCGAGTACTTCGCGCAGACGTCGCCGTATGCCTACGTGTCGCACAAGATGACGGAAGACAGCAGCGCCGACGAGACTGTGCAGATCGACATCGGCCTGCTGCATCGCGGCGCCCCGCTCGCGCTGCAAGGTGGCGGCAACGGCCCGATCGATGCGTTCGTGGACGCGCTGGGCCTGGACGTGAAGCTGATGGACTACCACGAGCACGCGATCGGCCACGGCGCCAATGCCAAGGCGGCCTGCTACGTGGAACTGCGCCTGGATAACGGCCCGACGCTGTTCGGCGCGGGCATCGACAGCAATATCGTCACCGCGTCGTTCAAGGCCGTGCTGTCGGCGGTGAACCGGCAGTTGAAGCAGAAGGAAGCGGTGGCAGCGGCGGCGAACGCGGCGGCTTGA
- a CDS encoding sialidase family protein → MKQNTFARAVRLIATLALAVAVSGCVTKTIATDPTKAPATQGQSPVVLSTTSNTAEVRGFDTIRLVRFSEPGENPLAVVTIDTYELRRVAPGMARDTALFVGNLPAGKYYITDLVDARSNLKLNVSRARHDTLGVFAVTAGAPVDLGRLIVTPLNTKVLHGRSRLVQSNAELLKRYSPEYARLFTVPVQGGWTKPPLETDRVEEYALTRPVGADCMSELDDGRVAAASRLGSVLLRDRGGRWNIVRGPGIESLLCVLPVTLPDADLLAVGEFGALLKHVPGATTLTPVDRGNLPLGNLMRIYGNPNVGWYVAHQDGDRLTFFHSRRLEGGDWQSVGSESVKAAFWGGEKQFFMWPTPTGFAYSLYKGPMHFYEYATGAWTKRPLPESRRIVDLFVSPNNVLSVETIKGGMAKAFGAVHVSRDDGRTWTAVEGPFKVMRSPAVELADGTLLLYAGEVFGKVQLQASGDGGKTWKARPENGQGGQMLPLNSGGLLAYDRGYTGVFSIHSSKDGAQTWTQEYTTFDSKFLEMLSGQK, encoded by the coding sequence ATGAAACAAAATACCTTCGCGCGGGCCGTCCGCTTGATCGCGACTCTCGCATTGGCAGTCGCGGTTTCCGGCTGTGTTACCAAAACGATCGCCACCGATCCGACCAAGGCACCGGCCACGCAGGGGCAGAGCCCCGTGGTGTTGAGCACCACCAGCAACACGGCGGAAGTGCGTGGGTTCGACACGATACGGCTGGTTCGGTTCTCCGAGCCCGGCGAGAACCCGTTGGCCGTCGTGACGATCGATACATACGAACTGCGCCGGGTGGCGCCGGGCATGGCGCGCGACACGGCGCTGTTCGTCGGCAACCTGCCTGCTGGTAAGTACTACATCACCGACCTGGTCGATGCCCGCAGCAACCTGAAGCTGAACGTGTCCCGCGCGCGTCACGACACGCTGGGCGTCTTCGCGGTCACGGCCGGCGCGCCGGTCGATCTGGGCCGGCTGATCGTCACGCCGTTAAACACGAAGGTGCTGCATGGGCGCAGCAGGCTGGTTCAGTCCAATGCCGAGCTGCTGAAGCGCTACTCGCCCGAATACGCGCGGCTGTTCACGGTACCGGTGCAAGGCGGCTGGACCAAGCCGCCCCTCGAAACCGACCGCGTCGAGGAATATGCGCTGACGCGGCCGGTGGGGGCCGACTGCATGTCGGAGCTGGACGATGGGCGCGTGGCGGCCGCCAGCCGCCTCGGCAGCGTGCTGCTGCGGGACCGTGGCGGGCGCTGGAACATCGTGCGCGGTCCGGGCATCGAATCGCTGCTGTGCGTGCTGCCGGTAACGCTGCCGGATGCCGACCTGCTCGCCGTCGGGGAATTCGGCGCGCTGCTCAAGCATGTGCCAGGCGCCACGACGCTGACGCCCGTCGACAGGGGGAACCTGCCGTTGGGTAACCTGATGCGCATCTACGGCAATCCAAACGTCGGCTGGTACGTGGCGCACCAGGATGGCGACCGGCTCACCTTCTTCCACTCCAGGCGCCTGGAGGGCGGCGATTGGCAGAGCGTGGGAAGCGAGAGCGTGAAGGCGGCCTTCTGGGGCGGCGAGAAACAGTTCTTCATGTGGCCGACGCCGACGGGCTTTGCCTATAGCCTGTACAAGGGGCCGATGCACTTCTACGAATACGCCACCGGCGCGTGGACCAAGCGCCCGTTGCCCGAGAGCCGCCGGATCGTGGACCTCTTCGTGAGCCCGAACAATGTGCTCAGTGTGGAGACGATCAAGGGGGGCATGGCCAAGGCGTTCGGCGCGGTCCATGTGTCGCGCGACGACGGCCGCACATGGACGGCCGTCGAGGGCCCGTTCAAGGTGATGCGCTCGCCAGCCGTGGAACTGGCGGACGGCACGCTGCTGCTGTATGCGGGCGAGGTGTTCGGCAAGGTCCAGCTGCAGGCCAGCGGCGATGGCGGCAAGACGTGGAAGGCCCGTCCTGAGAACGGGCAGGGCGGTCAGATGTTGCCGCTCAACTCCGGCGGCCTGCTGGCTTACGACCGGGGGTACACCGGCGTCTTCTCGATCCATTCGTCGAAGGACGGTGCACAGACCTGGACCCAGGAGTACACCACGTTCGACAGCAAGTTCCTCGAGATGCTGTCCGGCCAGAAGTAA